A single Dunckerocampus dactyliophorus isolate RoL2022-P2 chromosome 2, RoL_Ddac_1.1, whole genome shotgun sequence DNA region contains:
- the riok1 gene encoding serine/threonine-protein kinase RIO1 isoform X2, with amino-acid sequence MALVVDFLVGQFDDAEAEDSKSQVSTVEHHMNQVSLQHDGDDDDRDYDYDDEDDDEWAWPAAGSDLTKRYNRTTLNPANKQNSSNHSLVSSKQTDRSLRRFEHKINLDKLNFADSVINKVTTMQKQKDLDMYRVKDKSDRATVEQVLDPRTRMILFKMLSRGIISEINGCISTGKEANVYHASTASGENRAIKIYKTSILHFKDRDKYVSGEFRFRHGYCKGNPRKMVRTWAEKEMRNLIRLQTAGILSPEPLLLRSHVLLMSFIGKDNMPAPLLKNAVLSESKARELYLQVVHNMRKMFQEARLVHADLSEFNMLYHHGDAYIIDVSQSVEHDHPQALDFLRKDCSNVNEFFVKHGVAVMTVRELFDFITDLSITCHNIDQYLEKMMAIASDRTLAQRSDQDRIDEEVFKKAYIPRTLTEVSHYERDFDLIRMKEEESAISGCDDSVLYQTLTGLKKDLSGVQMIPALLEDDGSLSSLEEEEEDEDDEACQLTPGDETTMDKKEKKKLAKEAQREKRKSKVPKHMKKRKEKVAKTKKGR; translated from the exons ATGGCGCTGGTGGTCGACTTTCTAGTTGGACAGTTTGATGACGCAGAAGCTGAGGAcag CAAATCACAAGTGTCCACTGTTGAGCATCACATGAACCAAGTCAGTCTGCAGCATGATGGTGATGACGACGATcgtgattatgattatgatgatgaagatgatgacgaATGGGCGTGGCCTGCAGCAGGAAGTGATCTGACCAAACGATACAATAGGACCACTTTAAATCCA GCTAACAAGCAGAATTCGTCCAATCACTCACTTGTGTCGTCCAAGCAGACGGACAGATCTCTGAGGAGGTTCGAACACAAGATCAACCtgg ATAAACTGAATTTTGCAGACTCTGTGATCAATAAAGTGACGACAATGCAGAAGCAGAAGGACCTTGACAT GTATAGAGTGAAAGACAAATCCGATCGGGCCACAGTGGAACAG GTTTTAGATCCTCGGACTCGAATGATTCTCTTCAAGATGTTGAGCAGAGGAATCATCTCAGAAATCAATGGATGCATCAGCACAGGGAAGGAG GCTAATGTTTATCATGCGAGCACGGCCAGTGGAGAAAACAGAGCCATCAAAATCTACAAAACGTCCATCCTGCACTTCAAGGATCGTGACAAATACGTCAGTGGAGAGTTCAG GTTCCGTCACGGTTACTGTAAAGGGAACCCCAGGAAGATGGTGAGAACTTGGGCTGAGAAGGAGATGAGGAACCTGATCAG GTTGCAGACAGCTGGGATTCTAAGTCCAGAACCTCTCCTGCTTCGGAGCCACGTCCTGCTGATGAGCTTCATCGGAAAAGACAACAT GCCTGCCCCATTGCTGAAGAACGCTGTTCTGTCAGAGTCCAAGGCCCGGGAGCTATACCTGCAGGTTGTACACAACATGAGGAAAATGTTCCAGGAAGCCAGACTCGTCCATGCCGACCTGAGCGAGTTCAATATGCT CTATCACCACGGAGACGCGTACATCATTGACGTGTCGCAGTCGGTGGAACACGACCATCCGCAGGCGCTCGACTTCCTCAGAAAGGACTGCAGCAATGTCAACG AGTTTTTTGTGAAGCATGGTGTTGCGGTGATGACGGTCCGGGAGCTTTTTGACTTCATCACTGACCTGTCAATCACCTGTCACAACATCGATCAGTACCTGGAGAAG ATGATGGCCATCGCGTCCGATCGGACATTGGCACAGCGGTCGGATCAGGACCGGATTGACGAGGAG GTGTTCAAGAAGGCGTACATTCCGCGAACGTTGACTGAGGTCAGTCACTACGAGCGAGACTTCGACTTGATCAGGATGAAGGAGGAAGAGTCAGCCATTAGCGGATGTGATGACAGC GTTCTGTATCAGACGCTGACGGGACTGAAGAAGGACTTGTCTGGAGTTCAGATG ATTCCGGCATTGCTGGAGGACGACGGGTCTTTGTCCTCgttggaggaggaagaggaggatgaagacgacGAGGCGTGTCAGCTGACACCTGGCGATGAGACCACGATGGACAAAAAG gagaagaagaagcttGCCAAAGAAGCTCAGAGGGAAAAGAGGAAGTCCAAAGtaccaaaacacatgaaaaagagGAAAGAGAAAGTGGCCAAGACAAAGAAAGGCAGATGA
- the riok1 gene encoding serine/threonine-protein kinase RIO1 isoform X3 has protein sequence MTQKLRTGSSKSQVSTVEHHMNQVSLQHDGDDDDRDYDYDDEDDDEWAWPAAGSDLTKRYNRTTLNPANKQNSSNHSLVSSKQTDRSLRRFEHKINLDKLNFADSVINKVTTMQKQKDLDMYRVKDKSDRATVEQVLDPRTRMILFKMLSRGIISEINGCISTGKEANVYHASTASGENRAIKIYKTSILHFKDRDKYVSGEFRFRHGYCKGNPRKMVRTWAEKEMRNLIRLQTAGILSPEPLLLRSHVLLMSFIGKDNMPAPLLKNAVLSESKARELYLQVVHNMRKMFQEARLVHADLSEFNMLYHHGDAYIIDVSQSVEHDHPQALDFLRKDCSNVNEFFVKHGVAVMTVRELFDFITDLSITCHNIDQYLEKMMAIASDRTLAQRSDQDRIDEEVFKKAYIPRTLTEVSHYERDFDLIRMKEEESAISGCDDSVLYQTLTGLKKDLSGVQMIPALLEDDGSLSSLEEEEEDEDDEACQLTPGDETTMDKKEKKKLAKEAQREKRKSKVPKHMKKRKEKVAKTKKGR, from the exons ATGACGCAGAAGCTGAGGAcaggtag CAGCAAATCACAAGTGTCCACTGTTGAGCATCACATGAACCAAGTCAGTCTGCAGCATGATGGTGATGACGACGATcgtgattatgattatgatgatgaagatgatgacgaATGGGCGTGGCCTGCAGCAGGAAGTGATCTGACCAAACGATACAATAGGACCACTTTAAATCCA GCTAACAAGCAGAATTCGTCCAATCACTCACTTGTGTCGTCCAAGCAGACGGACAGATCTCTGAGGAGGTTCGAACACAAGATCAACCtgg ATAAACTGAATTTTGCAGACTCTGTGATCAATAAAGTGACGACAATGCAGAAGCAGAAGGACCTTGACAT GTATAGAGTGAAAGACAAATCCGATCGGGCCACAGTGGAACAG GTTTTAGATCCTCGGACTCGAATGATTCTCTTCAAGATGTTGAGCAGAGGAATCATCTCAGAAATCAATGGATGCATCAGCACAGGGAAGGAG GCTAATGTTTATCATGCGAGCACGGCCAGTGGAGAAAACAGAGCCATCAAAATCTACAAAACGTCCATCCTGCACTTCAAGGATCGTGACAAATACGTCAGTGGAGAGTTCAG GTTCCGTCACGGTTACTGTAAAGGGAACCCCAGGAAGATGGTGAGAACTTGGGCTGAGAAGGAGATGAGGAACCTGATCAG GTTGCAGACAGCTGGGATTCTAAGTCCAGAACCTCTCCTGCTTCGGAGCCACGTCCTGCTGATGAGCTTCATCGGAAAAGACAACAT GCCTGCCCCATTGCTGAAGAACGCTGTTCTGTCAGAGTCCAAGGCCCGGGAGCTATACCTGCAGGTTGTACACAACATGAGGAAAATGTTCCAGGAAGCCAGACTCGTCCATGCCGACCTGAGCGAGTTCAATATGCT CTATCACCACGGAGACGCGTACATCATTGACGTGTCGCAGTCGGTGGAACACGACCATCCGCAGGCGCTCGACTTCCTCAGAAAGGACTGCAGCAATGTCAACG AGTTTTTTGTGAAGCATGGTGTTGCGGTGATGACGGTCCGGGAGCTTTTTGACTTCATCACTGACCTGTCAATCACCTGTCACAACATCGATCAGTACCTGGAGAAG ATGATGGCCATCGCGTCCGATCGGACATTGGCACAGCGGTCGGATCAGGACCGGATTGACGAGGAG GTGTTCAAGAAGGCGTACATTCCGCGAACGTTGACTGAGGTCAGTCACTACGAGCGAGACTTCGACTTGATCAGGATGAAGGAGGAAGAGTCAGCCATTAGCGGATGTGATGACAGC GTTCTGTATCAGACGCTGACGGGACTGAAGAAGGACTTGTCTGGAGTTCAGATG ATTCCGGCATTGCTGGAGGACGACGGGTCTTTGTCCTCgttggaggaggaagaggaggatgaagacgacGAGGCGTGTCAGCTGACACCTGGCGATGAGACCACGATGGACAAAAAG gagaagaagaagcttGCCAAAGAAGCTCAGAGGGAAAAGAGGAAGTCCAAAGtaccaaaacacatgaaaaagagGAAAGAGAAAGTGGCCAAGACAAAGAAAGGCAGATGA
- the riok1 gene encoding serine/threonine-protein kinase RIO1 isoform X1, which yields MALVVDFLVGQFDDAEAEDSSKSQVSTVEHHMNQVSLQHDGDDDDRDYDYDDEDDDEWAWPAAGSDLTKRYNRTTLNPANKQNSSNHSLVSSKQTDRSLRRFEHKINLDKLNFADSVINKVTTMQKQKDLDMYRVKDKSDRATVEQVLDPRTRMILFKMLSRGIISEINGCISTGKEANVYHASTASGENRAIKIYKTSILHFKDRDKYVSGEFRFRHGYCKGNPRKMVRTWAEKEMRNLIRLQTAGILSPEPLLLRSHVLLMSFIGKDNMPAPLLKNAVLSESKARELYLQVVHNMRKMFQEARLVHADLSEFNMLYHHGDAYIIDVSQSVEHDHPQALDFLRKDCSNVNEFFVKHGVAVMTVRELFDFITDLSITCHNIDQYLEKMMAIASDRTLAQRSDQDRIDEEVFKKAYIPRTLTEVSHYERDFDLIRMKEEESAISGCDDSVLYQTLTGLKKDLSGVQMIPALLEDDGSLSSLEEEEEDEDDEACQLTPGDETTMDKKEKKKLAKEAQREKRKSKVPKHMKKRKEKVAKTKKGR from the exons ATGGCGCTGGTGGTCGACTTTCTAGTTGGACAGTTTGATGACGCAGAAGCTGAGGAcag CAGCAAATCACAAGTGTCCACTGTTGAGCATCACATGAACCAAGTCAGTCTGCAGCATGATGGTGATGACGACGATcgtgattatgattatgatgatgaagatgatgacgaATGGGCGTGGCCTGCAGCAGGAAGTGATCTGACCAAACGATACAATAGGACCACTTTAAATCCA GCTAACAAGCAGAATTCGTCCAATCACTCACTTGTGTCGTCCAAGCAGACGGACAGATCTCTGAGGAGGTTCGAACACAAGATCAACCtgg ATAAACTGAATTTTGCAGACTCTGTGATCAATAAAGTGACGACAATGCAGAAGCAGAAGGACCTTGACAT GTATAGAGTGAAAGACAAATCCGATCGGGCCACAGTGGAACAG GTTTTAGATCCTCGGACTCGAATGATTCTCTTCAAGATGTTGAGCAGAGGAATCATCTCAGAAATCAATGGATGCATCAGCACAGGGAAGGAG GCTAATGTTTATCATGCGAGCACGGCCAGTGGAGAAAACAGAGCCATCAAAATCTACAAAACGTCCATCCTGCACTTCAAGGATCGTGACAAATACGTCAGTGGAGAGTTCAG GTTCCGTCACGGTTACTGTAAAGGGAACCCCAGGAAGATGGTGAGAACTTGGGCTGAGAAGGAGATGAGGAACCTGATCAG GTTGCAGACAGCTGGGATTCTAAGTCCAGAACCTCTCCTGCTTCGGAGCCACGTCCTGCTGATGAGCTTCATCGGAAAAGACAACAT GCCTGCCCCATTGCTGAAGAACGCTGTTCTGTCAGAGTCCAAGGCCCGGGAGCTATACCTGCAGGTTGTACACAACATGAGGAAAATGTTCCAGGAAGCCAGACTCGTCCATGCCGACCTGAGCGAGTTCAATATGCT CTATCACCACGGAGACGCGTACATCATTGACGTGTCGCAGTCGGTGGAACACGACCATCCGCAGGCGCTCGACTTCCTCAGAAAGGACTGCAGCAATGTCAACG AGTTTTTTGTGAAGCATGGTGTTGCGGTGATGACGGTCCGGGAGCTTTTTGACTTCATCACTGACCTGTCAATCACCTGTCACAACATCGATCAGTACCTGGAGAAG ATGATGGCCATCGCGTCCGATCGGACATTGGCACAGCGGTCGGATCAGGACCGGATTGACGAGGAG GTGTTCAAGAAGGCGTACATTCCGCGAACGTTGACTGAGGTCAGTCACTACGAGCGAGACTTCGACTTGATCAGGATGAAGGAGGAAGAGTCAGCCATTAGCGGATGTGATGACAGC GTTCTGTATCAGACGCTGACGGGACTGAAGAAGGACTTGTCTGGAGTTCAGATG ATTCCGGCATTGCTGGAGGACGACGGGTCTTTGTCCTCgttggaggaggaagaggaggatgaagacgacGAGGCGTGTCAGCTGACACCTGGCGATGAGACCACGATGGACAAAAAG gagaagaagaagcttGCCAAAGAAGCTCAGAGGGAAAAGAGGAAGTCCAAAGtaccaaaacacatgaaaaagagGAAAGAGAAAGTGGCCAAGACAAAGAAAGGCAGATGA
- the rpp40 gene encoding ribonuclease P protein subunit p40, producing MSTDLERSPRSLLVCERSSLLDEKNRLREQVEQQHFNCKVTVLLPGCDSAPSDLDMAMKSFQSFYLIRKLPLYELLDQHFLKTAVCQGVCGLSYKTRIDEDNCVFLMPNGRLCLSLDKDSYELLGVEGKAWRSKLTRVSRYVVSIDVTPGGRDYQRLLTGLTSRLLLRMDFLLSSHSGGGAALQPLLSRYDWSEHTPDVRSHTVTHLPCPALMTSDLQSYDPFSFLEWLGAVAADVSCDNTSDSFLSSLAYPDMMNTAAQSLSFSVSGLLLPHDILSLIQELRRYLEWPRSMSWVAMTVHGFDSVYAPGEPFYTLLLFQDHTYCLHMATSTLRSHQ from the exons ATGAGCACCGATCTGGAGCGCAGCCCGCGTTCACTACTGGTCTGTGAAAGGTCCAGTTTGTTAGATGAAAAGAACCGGCTTCGTGAGCAGGTTGAGCAGCAGCACTTTAACTGCAAG GTGACTGTGTTGCTGCCTGGATGTGACTCCGCCCCCTCTGACCTGGACATGGCAATGAAGAGTTTCCAAAGTTTCTATCTGATCCGGAAGCTTCCACTCTATGAACTGCTCGACCAGCACTTCCTGAAAACTGCTGTGTGCCAAG GAGTGTGTGGCCTGTCCTACAAGACTCGCATTGATGAAGACAATTGTGTCTTCCTAATGCCAAATG GAcgcctctgtctctctctggaTAAAGACTCGTACGAGCTGTTGGGAGTTGAAGGGAAAGCTTGGAGATCAAAGCTGACAAGAGTTAGCAGATACG TCGTCAGTATTGATGTGACTCCTGGTGGGCGGGATTACCAGCGTCTACTCACAGGTCTGACGTCACGACTTCTCTTACGGATGGACTTCCTGTTGTCAAGTCATTCAG GGGGCGGAGCTGCACTGCAGCCACTCCTCTCACGATATGATTGGTCTGAGCACACACCAGATGTCAGAAGTCACACTGTGACTCACCTGCCCTGTCCCGCCTTGATGACCTCTGACCTGCAGTCTTATGACCCATTCAGCTTCCTGGAATGGCTCGGCGCAGTGGCTGCCGACGTGAGCTG TGACAACACATCTGACAGCTTCCTGTCCTCGTTGGCGTATCCAGACATGATGAATACAGCTGCTCAGAGCCTGAGCTTTTCTGTGAGTGGCCTGCTACTTCCACATGACATCTTGTCGCTCATCCAAGAGCTCAG GCGTTACCTGGAGTGGCCCCGTTCAATGTCCTGGGTGGCCATGACTGTTCACGGCTTTGACAGTGTGTACGCACCTGGCGAACCCTTCTACACCCTACTTCTCTTCCAAGACCACACTTACTGCCTACACATGGCCACTTCCACCCTGCGCTCCCACCAATGA
- the cdyl gene encoding chromodomain Y-like protein isoform X1, which produces MATEDLYEVERIVDKRKNRKGRVEYLVRWRGYGSEGDTWEPESHLSTCMVYVHDFNRQQVQRQRDGTLLRSTRSYLCSSARRPPCGPPPDLSQLLTTGTDQTLEGQTATVLNNLSHSSASLMSVPPVGPARRNLDLAKSGIKILVPKSPMNSHFDSEESPSEAAHSLDAGARDAHTVPPEVALEQPAGVQLGPGEERARMGIRSRCHNTLPPPRLPITPASMRSLSGTGASGMMEAVAANRMSGLQSAVTVAKRRLEERCAFDKRLRFSVRQTESAYRYRDIVVKKQDGFTHILLSTKSSENNGLNPEVCRTCPRQKSMFFLCHFLLVIQVMKEIQSAMATAASDDSKLVLLGGIGSIFCCGLDFLHFIKCLTEDRKKESIKMAETIRTFVNTFIQFRKPIVAAVNGPAVGLGAAILPLCDVVWANEKAWFQTPYTSYGQTPDACSSFTFPRIMGPLSANELLLSGRKLTAQEACSKGLVSQVLWPGTFTQEVMLRIKELVTVDSLVLRESKALMRNTSRSALEQTNERECEALKRIWGSSQGTDAILQHLQRKSELF; this is translated from the exons ATGGCGACGGAAGACTTGTACGAG GTGGAGAGGATCGTGGATAAGAGAAAGAACAGGAAGGGGAGGGTTGAGTACCTGGTCAGGTGGCGAGGTTATGGCTCTGAGGGTGACACGTGGGAACCAGAGAGTCACCTGTCCACGTGCATGGTGTACGTGCACGACTTTAATCGCCAGCAGGTACAGCGTCAGAGAGACGGCACCTTGCTGCGGTCCACTCGCAGCTACCTGTGCAGCTCGGCCCGCAGACCCCCCTGCGGCCCACCGCCAGACCTCAGCCAACTTCTGACCACTGGCACGGATCAAACCTTGGAAGGTCAAACCGCCACAGTACTAAACAACCTGTCGCACTCATCGGCGAGTCTGATGTCAGTACCCCCGGTTGGTCCGGCCCGCCGCAACTTGGACTTAGCCAAAAGTGGCATTAAGATCCTGGTCCCCAAAAGCCCCATGAACAGCCACTTTGATTCAGAGGAGTCCCCCAGTGAGGCGGCCCACAGTCTGGATGCCGGAGCACGAGACGCCCACACCGTCCCTCCCGAGGTCGCCCTCGAGCAACCGGCCGGGGTCCAACTGGGCCCGGGGGAGGAGCGTGCCCGCATGGGGATCAGGTCGCGCTGCCACAACACCCTGCCCCCGCCGCGCCTGCCCATCACGCCTGCCAGCATGCGCTCCCTTAGTGGGACAG GCGCTTCGGGAATGATGGAGGCCGTCGCTGCCAACAGGATGTCTGGGCTGCAGAGCGCAGTCACTGTGGCAAAGCGTCGTCTGGAGGAGCGGTGTGCTTTCGACAAGCGTTTGCGTTTCAGTGTGAGGCAGACAGAGAGCGCCTACCGCTACCGCGACATTGTGGTCAAGAAACAAGATGGCTTCACGCACATCCTGTTGTCCACCAAGAGCTCGGAGAACAATGGCCTCAACCCTGAGGTGTGCAGAACATGTCCCCGacaaaaaagcatgttttttttgtgtcattttctcCTCGTGATCCAGGTGATGAAAGAGATCCAAAGCGCCATGGCAACGGCGGCATCGGATGACAGCAAGCTGGTGTTACTGGGCGGCATTGGCAGCATCTTCTGCTGCGGCCTGGACTTCCTGCACTTCATTAAATGCCTGACGGAAGACAGGAAGAAGGAGAGCATCAAAATGGCTGAAACCATAAG GACCTTCGTCAACACTTTCATCCAGTTCAGGAAGCCCATTGTTGCCGCTGTCAACGGGCCAGCAGTTGGCCTCGGTGCCGCCATCTTGCCACTCTGTGATGTTGTCTGGGCCAACGAGAAGGCCTGGTTCCAGACGCCCTACACATCTTATGGACAGACCCCCGATGCCTGCTCCTCTTTCACCTTCCCCCGCATCATGGGCCCACTCTCG GCTAACGAGCTGCTCCTAAGTGGCAGGAAGTTGACTGCTCAGGAAGCGTGTTCTAAAGGATTGGTATCGCAGGTTCTCTGGCCGGGAACCTTCACGCAGGAAGTGATGCTGAGAATCAAAGAGCTAGTGACAGTCGACTCTCTT GTTTTGCGAGAGTCCAAAGCCTTGATGAGGAACACCAGTCGCAGTGCTTTGGAGCAAACCAACGAGCGCGAGTGCGAAGCCTTGAAGAGAATTTGGGGCTCGTCGCAGGGAACTGATGCCATCTTACAGCACCTGCAAAGAAAGTCTGAGCTCTTCTAG
- the cdyl gene encoding chromodomain Y-like protein isoform X2 → MATEDLYEVERIVDKRKNRKGRVEYLVRWRGYGSEGDTWEPESHLSTCMVYVHDFNRQQVQRQRDGTLLRSTRSYLCSSARRPPCGPPPDLSQLLTTGTDQTLEGQTATVLNNLSHSSASLMSVPPVGPARRNLDLAKSGIKILVPKSPMNSHFDSEESPSEAAHSLDAGARDAHTVPPEVALEQPAGVQLGPGEERARMGIRSRCHNTLPPPRLPITPASMRSLSGTGASGMMEAVAANRMSGLQSAVTVAKRRLEERCAFDKRLRFSVRQTESAYRYRDIVVKKQDGFTHILLSTKSSENNGLNPEVMKEIQSAMATAASDDSKLVLLGGIGSIFCCGLDFLHFIKCLTEDRKKESIKMAETIRTFVNTFIQFRKPIVAAVNGPAVGLGAAILPLCDVVWANEKAWFQTPYTSYGQTPDACSSFTFPRIMGPLSANELLLSGRKLTAQEACSKGLVSQVLWPGTFTQEVMLRIKELVTVDSLVLRESKALMRNTSRSALEQTNERECEALKRIWGSSQGTDAILQHLQRKSELF, encoded by the exons ATGGCGACGGAAGACTTGTACGAG GTGGAGAGGATCGTGGATAAGAGAAAGAACAGGAAGGGGAGGGTTGAGTACCTGGTCAGGTGGCGAGGTTATGGCTCTGAGGGTGACACGTGGGAACCAGAGAGTCACCTGTCCACGTGCATGGTGTACGTGCACGACTTTAATCGCCAGCAGGTACAGCGTCAGAGAGACGGCACCTTGCTGCGGTCCACTCGCAGCTACCTGTGCAGCTCGGCCCGCAGACCCCCCTGCGGCCCACCGCCAGACCTCAGCCAACTTCTGACCACTGGCACGGATCAAACCTTGGAAGGTCAAACCGCCACAGTACTAAACAACCTGTCGCACTCATCGGCGAGTCTGATGTCAGTACCCCCGGTTGGTCCGGCCCGCCGCAACTTGGACTTAGCCAAAAGTGGCATTAAGATCCTGGTCCCCAAAAGCCCCATGAACAGCCACTTTGATTCAGAGGAGTCCCCCAGTGAGGCGGCCCACAGTCTGGATGCCGGAGCACGAGACGCCCACACCGTCCCTCCCGAGGTCGCCCTCGAGCAACCGGCCGGGGTCCAACTGGGCCCGGGGGAGGAGCGTGCCCGCATGGGGATCAGGTCGCGCTGCCACAACACCCTGCCCCCGCCGCGCCTGCCCATCACGCCTGCCAGCATGCGCTCCCTTAGTGGGACAG GCGCTTCGGGAATGATGGAGGCCGTCGCTGCCAACAGGATGTCTGGGCTGCAGAGCGCAGTCACTGTGGCAAAGCGTCGTCTGGAGGAGCGGTGTGCTTTCGACAAGCGTTTGCGTTTCAGTGTGAGGCAGACAGAGAGCGCCTACCGCTACCGCGACATTGTGGTCAAGAAACAAGATGGCTTCACGCACATCCTGTTGTCCACCAAGAGCTCGGAGAACAATGGCCTCAACCCTGAG GTGATGAAAGAGATCCAAAGCGCCATGGCAACGGCGGCATCGGATGACAGCAAGCTGGTGTTACTGGGCGGCATTGGCAGCATCTTCTGCTGCGGCCTGGACTTCCTGCACTTCATTAAATGCCTGACGGAAGACAGGAAGAAGGAGAGCATCAAAATGGCTGAAACCATAAG GACCTTCGTCAACACTTTCATCCAGTTCAGGAAGCCCATTGTTGCCGCTGTCAACGGGCCAGCAGTTGGCCTCGGTGCCGCCATCTTGCCACTCTGTGATGTTGTCTGGGCCAACGAGAAGGCCTGGTTCCAGACGCCCTACACATCTTATGGACAGACCCCCGATGCCTGCTCCTCTTTCACCTTCCCCCGCATCATGGGCCCACTCTCG GCTAACGAGCTGCTCCTAAGTGGCAGGAAGTTGACTGCTCAGGAAGCGTGTTCTAAAGGATTGGTATCGCAGGTTCTCTGGCCGGGAACCTTCACGCAGGAAGTGATGCTGAGAATCAAAGAGCTAGTGACAGTCGACTCTCTT GTTTTGCGAGAGTCCAAAGCCTTGATGAGGAACACCAGTCGCAGTGCTTTGGAGCAAACCAACGAGCGCGAGTGCGAAGCCTTGAAGAGAATTTGGGGCTCGTCGCAGGGAACTGATGCCATCTTACAGCACCTGCAAAGAAAGTCTGAGCTCTTCTAG
- the LOC129177867 gene encoding protein disulfide-isomerase TMX3-like has translation MSDWRKTLVVSAVLLCASFTSVWTFVEEIDDSLVETRGDNDIWLIKFYAPWCSFCKQLDPVWHQVGSELKSVGSLVNVGKCDATANMALAKEFKVRGYPAIFMWKKNVKYNYLGPRTKDGIMDFADRVSGPLIRPLTSVQLFQHALSRHDVMFVYIGASSPLKGVYSAAAQDLIASTFFFSASRDIVPKTVSLPSLPAVVVFKDGTYFTFNEVSDGELKAWINKERFPNYMKVDSYTLYAMGESDKLVLLALLEEANVGQQSLRCKSIVQKVAEEYKEIYSRNVHFGFMEGNEYINGLIMGELRLPTIVMLNLSTDSYFLPLTSVDTERHLVDFMDQVLDGSIQSQGGNGVTQRIRRFIYETKVTLVPLFIEAPLLGFFLLCFPLGLIGFLCMLCWKIRSGRGDNDDDDGEELVAQSWCRRKVSNKKSD, from the exons GTTGGTGGAGACACGTGGAGACAACGACATTTGGCTCATTAAA TTTTACGCCCCCTGGTGTTCCTTCTGCAAACAGTTGGATCCCGTGTGGCATCAGGTTGGATCGGAGTTGAAGAGCGTCGGCTCTCTGGTCAACGTTGGCAAATGTGACGCGACTGCTAACATGG CTTTAGCCAAAGAGTTCAAAGTGCGAGGTTATCCTGCCATCTTCAT GtggaagaaaaatgtcaaatacaatTATTTAGGACCCAGAACCAAAGATGGAATTATGGATTTTGCTGACCGTGTTAGTGG TCCGCTGATTCGACCCTTGACCAGTGTGCAGCTCTTTCAACATGCTTTGAGTCGTCATGAcgttatgtttgtttatattggGGCATCTTCGCCACTCAAG ggtGTTTACTCCGCTGCTGCTCAAGATCTCATTGcttctacttttttcttctcTGCCAGCAGAGACATCGTGCCCAAG ACCGTGTCACTACCTTCCCTTCCTGCTGTGGTCGTGTTTAAAGATGGAACCTACTTCACATTCAATG AGGTCAGTGACGGTGAGCTAAAGGCATGGATCAACAAAGAGCGCTTCCCGAACTACATGAAGGTGGACAGCTACACACTGTATGCCATGGGAGAGTCAG ATAAACTCGTACTGTTGGCCCTGCTGGAGGAGGCCAATGTGGGCCAACAAAGTCTCAG GTGCAAAAGTATTGTACAGAAAGTGGCAGAAGAATACAAAGAAATATACAGCAG AAATGTTCACTTTGGCTTCATGGAGGGGAATGAATACATCAATGGACTCATCATGGG cGAGCTGCGTCTTCCCACCATCGTCATGTTGAACCTATCCACTGACAGCTACTTCCTGCCGCTAACATCAGTGGACACAGAGCGTCACCTGGTGGACTTTATGGACCAGGTTCTGGATGGCAGCATCCAG agTCAGGGAGGAAACGGAGTCACTCAGCGAATCAGACGCTTCATTTACGAAACCAAAGTCACACTTGTG CCACTCTTCATTGAGGCTCCGCTGCTCGGTTTCTTTCTGCTCTGCTTCCCACTCGGCCTGATTGGATTCTTGTGCATGCTCTGCTGGAAGATCCGGTCTGGCCGAGGAGacaatgacgatgatgatggcgaGGAGCTTGTGGCGCAGTCATGGTGTCGTAGAAAAGTATCAAACAAGAAATCTGACTGA